A part of Oncorhynchus gorbuscha isolate QuinsamMale2020 ecotype Even-year linkage group LG09, OgorEven_v1.0, whole genome shotgun sequence genomic DNA contains:
- the LOC124043919 gene encoding interleukin-1 receptor-like 1 encodes MTKRFFSTSMWMQVPVLQKMCSFTFRLVDGGLMFLLFSLTRISAQREMSLNPTTIGHYTESPCELFDKYETTVTEGEALSLPAYYDLSELVWASVTEFTWYRNRTQELLSSEEERVHHHGPVLFFLPLLINDSDQYYTYWRKAADTCLIFVTEVIVVKAQPFDHSVLFNDISESANNIAIPCPDPVEKLCQDGKENLAWYKNFSLIPNESERDLWVYGASKADEGIYTCVCTWEHNGTVLNTSASRRLKIQAPSASHPPQINLPRNGSTETTDLYTTKKLRCEAFCGQNIEDNCHVWWEINGMKVGSQQQGYSVNTTSDVEVSSMRSIFTAILTINTVTMRDLQSKFTCVAMNDQKWDYAVVTLKLRRFMFMGLCVVLLLFLLAAVAVKVFDIDLALLFRGVFKCCGRSEDGKVYDAYVVYQMDGVDKEREEKVHHFVSIVLPTVLEQKCGFRLFIHGRDDLPGKDRLELVEDCMRLSRRLIVILTPSSSTWSGSGGQGSCGQWGYSSSLTTAEDYDCQVGLLEALVHSEMNVILIQLGDMGEGGYTHLPPGLQHLVRKNAPLMWHEGRRGSMLPNSSFWKRVRYMMPWPRHSTSFDNQLI; translated from the exons TGGATGCAAGTTCCTGTTTTACAGAAAATGTGCTCCTTCACATTCAGG TTGGTGGATGGTGGTCTCATGTTCCTGCTCTTCAGTTTGACTAGGATTTCTGCCCAGAGAGAAATGTCCTTAAACCCCACTACAATAGGTCATTACACAG AATCCCCATGTGAACTATTTGACAAGTATGAAACTACTGTGACAGAGGGGGAGGCCCTTAGTTTGCCAGCCTACTATGACCTGAGTGAGTTGGTTTGGGCCAGCGTGACTGAGTTTACCTGGTACAGAAACAGAACCCAAGAGCTCCTGTCCTCTGAGGAAGAGCGTGTGCATCATCATGGACCGGtgctcttcttcctcccccttttaATCAACGACTCTGATCAGTACTACACCTACTG GAGAAAGGCAGCAGACACCTGCCTAATTTTTGTGACAGAGGTGATTGTTGTCAAAGCCCAACCGTTCGATCATTCAGTCCTGTTTAACGATATCTCAGAGTCAGCAAACAACATTGCTATCCCATGTCCTGACCCCGTGGAAAAACTGTGCCAGGATGGAAAAGAAAACTTAGCCTGGTATAAG AATttcagtctcattccaaacgaGTCTGAGAGAGATCTGTGGGTGTATGGCGCCTCCAAAGCAGACGAGGGCatctatacgtgtgtgtgcacgtgggAGCACAATGGGACGGTTCTCAACACCTCTGCATCCAGGAGACTAAAGATCCAAG CTCCCTCTGCCTCGCATCCTCCTCAGATCAACCTGCCTAGAAACGGAAGCacagagaccactgacctgt ACACCACTAAGAAGTTGAGGTGTGAAGCGTTTTGTGGGCAGAACATTGAAGACAACTGTCACGTGTGGTGGGAGATAAATGGAATGAAAGTGGGCTCGCAGCAGCAAGGCTACTCGGTGAACACCACCAG cGATGTGGAGGTATCTTCAATGCGGAGTATCTTCACAGCTATCCTGACCATAAACACAGTGACTATGAGGGACCTCCAGTCAAAGTTCACATGTGTTGCAATGAACGACCAGAAATGGGATTATGCAGTGGTTACTCTCAAGCTAAGAC GGTTTATGTTCATGGGTCTATGTGTGGTGCTACTGCTCTTCTTGCTAGCTGCTGTGGCTGTCAAAGTCTTTGACATCGATCTGGCGCTGCTCTTCCGTGGAGTTTTCAAATGCTGTGGTCGATCTGAGG ATGGGAAGGTCTATGATGCTTACGTTGTCTACCAGATGGATGGCGTAGAcaaggaaagggaggagaaagTGCATCACTTTGTGAGCATTGTTCTGCCCACTGTCCTGGAGCAGAAGTGTGGCTTTAGACTCTTCATCCACGGCAGAGACGACTTACCTGGGAAAG ACCGCTTGGAGTTGGTGGAGGACTGCATGCGGCTGAGCAGGAGGCTGATTGTCATCCTGACCCCCAGCTCAAGCACATGGTCAGGCTCAGGAGGTCAAGGGTCATGTGGCCAATGGGGCTACTCGTCTTCGTTGACCACAGCGGAGGACTATGACTGTCAGGTGGGGCTTCTCGAGGCTCTGGTCCACAGTGAGATGAACGTTATCCTCATCCAGCTGGGGGACATGGGGGAGGGTGGCTACACACACCTGCCCCCCGGCCTGCAGCACCTGGTCCGCAAGAATGCCCCCTTAATGTGGCATGAGGGAAGGCGTGGGTCGATGCTGCCCAACTCAAGCTTCTGGAAGAGGGTGCGTTACATGATGCCTTGGCCGCGCCACTCGACTAGTTTTGACAACCAGTTAATATGA